A region from the Colius striatus isolate bColStr4 chromosome 12, bColStr4.1.hap1, whole genome shotgun sequence genome encodes:
- the GPR55 gene encoding G-protein coupled receptor 55: protein MTNSSVECNFTDIDRLAKTLQLGISIPTFIIGLLLNALALSIFCCFWKKQTKTSVYMINLALADILLLLSLPLKLYYSVREAPGLMCSFIHTFYFVNTYGSIFIIVCITVDRYLCIRHPFEGRAKQSPKWAILICCFIWVVTWLCSSPMYMFHEKDAFKCFYNMSEEQVWSVPLIVSLEVFGFLIPLAVMVFCSAQNIWILLNHKSQAKEKVEGGSSLRVIINLVVFLVCFTPFHLAICLQCLVRQHVIVDCSLKLPISLFIQVSMTLANLNCCLDAIFYYFAAKEFREKTHLKKAVELCPVFKPCAT from the coding sequence ATGACCAACAGCAGTGTGGAATGCAATTTTACAGACATCGACAGATTAGCAAAGACCCTGCAGCTGGGGATCTCCATCCCCACCTTCATTATTGGGCTGCTCCTCAACGCCCTGGCTCTCTCCATATTCTGCTGCTTTTGGAAGAAGCAGACTAAAACCTCCGTTTACATGATCAATCTCGCGCTTGCAGATatcttgctgcttctctcactCCCACTCAAGCTGTACTACTCTGTCAGAGAAGCACCCGGGCTCATGTGCTCATTCATACATACTTTCTATTTTGTCAACACATATGGCAGCATCTTCATCATTGTCTGCATTACTGTTGACAGGTATCTCTGCATAAGGCATCCATTTGAAGGTCGAGCTAAGCAATCTCCCAAATGGGCCATCCTGATTTGCTGCTTCATCTGGGTAGTGACCTGGCTTTGCAGCAGCCCAATGTACATGTTTCATgaaaaagatgcttttaaatgcttttacaaCATGTCAGAAGAACAGGTGTGGAGCGTTCCCCTCATTGTTTCTCTGGAAGTCTTTGGATTCCTGATCCCACTCGCAGTGATGGTTTTCTGTTCTGCCCAAAACATCTGGATTCTTCTGAATCACAAAAGTCAAGCTAAAGAGAAGGTAGAAGGTGGTAGCTCCTTACGAGTCATTATCAACCTTGTGGTGTTTTTGGTGTGTTTCACACCTTTCCATCTTGCAATCTGCCTACAGTGCCTGGTGAGACAGCACGTGATAGTGGACTGCAGTCTGAAACTACCCATCAGTCTCTTCATTCAGGTGTCAATGACATTAGCCAACCTGAACTGCTGCCTGGATGCCATCTTTTATTACTTTGCTGCAAAAGAATTTCGTGAGAAAACACACCTGAAAAAAGCTGTTGAACTATGTCCCGTCTTTAAGCCTTGTGCTACATGA